Proteins encoded by one window of Apium graveolens cultivar Ventura unplaced genomic scaffold, ASM990537v1 ctg8934, whole genome shotgun sequence:
- the LOC141705498 gene encoding uncharacterized protein LOC141705498: MENGMSQWQMPKFTKDNYENWCIRMKAIIGANDVWEIMEKGLEVPENEANLNQDQLQAQRKNDQKAIMIIHQCLDDSMLQKVTSAITSKKVWDTLKSSFSGDIKVKRVRLQTLRGEFEALRMKESESISYYFSRVLTVVNQMKSNGEEVSDVRVIEKVLRSLDSNLITKLWQLRRLKITSP, translated from the coding sequence ATGGAAAATGGAATGTCTCAATGGCAAATGCCAAAGTTCACCAAAGATAATTATGAGAATTGGTGCATTCGTATGAAGGCGATCATTGGAGCAAATGATGTGTGGGAAATTATGGAGAAAGGATTGGAGGTGCCCGAAAATGAAGCAAATTTGAATCAAGATCAACTTCAAGCCCAAAGAAAGAATGATCAAAAGGCGATCATGATCATTCATCAATGTTTGGATGATTCAATGTTACAAAAAGTGACTTCCGCAATAACGTCAAAGAAAGTTTGGGATACTCTCAAATCTTCTTTTAGTGGCGATATTAAAGTAAAGAGAGTTCGGCTACAAACACTTCGTGGCGAGTTTGAGGCTTTGCGAATGAAGGAATCCGAATCAATCTCATATTATTTTTCAAGGGTCTTGACCGTTGTCAATCAAATGAAAAGCAATGGAGAAGAGGTAAGTGATGTTCGTGTTATTGAAAAAGTTCTTCGTTCACTTGACTCTAATTTGATTACAAAGTTGTGGCAATTGAGGAGGCTAAAGATAACAAGCCCATGA